ACTGCTGCTCGGTGGTGGTGTACACCACATCGTGTCCGCGCTCGACGGCCACGGTGAGTTTGTTCGAGTCGAAGGAGATGAATCCGTCGTTCACGTCGAACATATGCAGGTCGTCATCGGGCTCGACCACGGTGACCCGTCCCTGCTTGATCAGCGTCAGTATCGGCTCGTGGTTCGGCAGGATGCCCATGCCGCCTTCGGAGGCGGGAATGGTCACGCTCACCGCCTCGCCGCACCACACGGGATGGTCGGCGGCGACGATGTTCACCCGCATCGTGGTCTTGCCTGCGCTCTGATCCGAACCCGTCATCACGCACCCAGTTCCTTCTGCATGTCATGCCACTTGCGCTCGAGATCCTCGATGCCGCCGATGCCGGAGAACGCCTGCTCCGGAACGTCGTCGTACACGCCGTCGCAGATGCGCGTGAAGGCCTCGATGGTCTCGTCGGCCGGCACGTAGGAGCCCGGGCGGCCGGTGAACTTCTCGGCCACGTAGAAGTTCTGGCCGAGGAACTGCTCGATGCGTCGGGCGCGGGCGACGGTGGTCTTGTCCTCCTCGCTCAGCTCGTCGATGCCGATCAGGGCGATGATGTCCTGCAGCTCCTTGTTGCGCTGCAGAATCGCCTTGACGCGGTTCGCGCAGTCGTAGTGCGCCTGGCCCACGTAGCGCGGATCAAGGATTCGCGAGGTGGAGCTCAGCGGGTCCACGGCCGGGTAGATGCCCTTGGACGCGATGTCGCGGGACAGCTCGGTGGTGGCGTCGAGGTGGGCGAAGGTCGTGGCCGGGGCCGGATCGGTGTAATCGTCGGCGGGCACGTAGATGGCCTGCAGCGAGGTGATCGAGTGGCCGCGGGTCGAGGTGATGCGCTCCTGCAGGGCGCCCATCTCGTCGGCCAGGGTCGGCTGGTAGCCCACGGCGGAGGGCATGCGGCCCAGCAGCGTGGAGACCTCGGAACCGGCCTGCGTGAAGCGGAAGATGTTGTCGATGAACAACAGCACGTCCTGGTTCTGCACGTCGCGGAAGTACTCGGCCATGGTCAGGGCG
Above is a window of Bifidobacterium eulemuris DNA encoding:
- a CDS encoding F0F1 ATP synthase subunit epsilon is translated as MTGSDQSAGKTTMRVNIVAADHPVWCGEAVSVTIPASEGGMGILPNHEPILTLIKQGRVTVVEPDDDLHMFDVNDGFISFDSNKLTVAVERGHDVVYTTTEQQ